In a single window of the Limnochorda sp. L945t genome:
- a CDS encoding ABC transporter permease: MTDLGTVYAIWLRELKHSLRDTGQLTGAFLRPILWVMIFGIGLTPYFRGGFTEATFVVPFTYAQFIFPAVAVLNVMYASVQSGVSMIWDREFGFFREILASPAPRPAVFAGKLLGGATVATLQGSLILILAPAADVPLSWHQTLAALGLLAVVALAFTSLAMAIASRMVSFQGFGVFANALILPAYFLASSIFPLDPSLSVEQQILVFPPWMVFAVRVNPVTYLIDALRMVSIRYTQFDPRLDLAVAGILPAVLMLVAYREFNRR; the protein is encoded by the coding sequence ATGACGGACCTCGGCACGGTCTACGCCATCTGGCTGCGGGAGCTCAAGCACAGCCTGCGCGACACGGGGCAGCTCACCGGAGCGTTCTTGCGGCCCATCTTGTGGGTGATGATCTTCGGGATCGGGCTCACGCCCTATTTTCGCGGGGGGTTCACCGAGGCCACGTTCGTGGTGCCCTTTACTTACGCGCAGTTCATCTTCCCCGCCGTGGCCGTTCTCAACGTCATGTACGCCTCGGTGCAGTCGGGGGTCTCCATGATCTGGGACAGGGAGTTCGGCTTTTTCCGGGAGATCCTGGCCTCGCCGGCGCCGCGCCCCGCGGTCTTCGCCGGCAAGCTCCTGGGAGGCGCGACCGTCGCCACGCTACAGGGCAGTCTCATCCTGATCCTCGCCCCTGCTGCCGACGTGCCGCTGTCGTGGCACCAGACCCTGGCGGCGCTGGGCCTTCTGGCCGTGGTGGCGCTGGCGTTCACGAGCCTGGCCATGGCGATCGCGTCCCGCATGGTGAGCTTCCAGGGCTTCGGGGTGTTTGCCAATGCCCTCATCTTGCCCGCCTACTTCCTCGCCAGCTCCATCTTTCCGCTGGATCCCTCCCTCTCCGTCGAGCAGCAGATCCTCGTGTTCCCTCCCTGGATGGTGTTCGCCGTGCGGGTCAACCCTGTCACGTACCTCATCGACGCGCTCCGCATGGTGAGCATCCGCTACACGCAATTCGACCCGCGCCTGGATCTGGCAGTAGCCGGGATCCTGCCCGCGGTGCTCATGCTCGTCGCTTACCGGGAGTTCAACCGGCGATGA
- a CDS encoding SDR family NAD(P)-dependent oxidoreductase, whose product MATYRRSGGRLDSKVALITGAASGMGEAAARLFAGEGAAVVACDVQPGGESVAEAIRGAGGKALFVRVDVMQPEAVEDAVHRALEQWGTLDAVVHFAGTAMPGTPLESISDETWRRVIDVNLTGTFYVCRAVVPVMKARRRGSIVNVASIAGVRARPGLSAYCAAKGGVIMLTRSLALELAPFGVRVNALLPGPTDTPMLPRFVPGLSPEEGRQRFVESVPLGRLAQPDEIARAALFLASDDASFVTGECLGVDGGRGI is encoded by the coding sequence GTGGCGACCTATCGCCGCAGTGGTGGACGCCTGGACAGCAAGGTGGCGCTCATCACGGGGGCGGCCTCGGGGATGGGAGAAGCCGCCGCCCGGCTGTTCGCCGGGGAAGGGGCGGCCGTCGTCGCCTGCGACGTGCAGCCGGGCGGGGAGAGCGTAGCCGAGGCGATCCGCGGTGCCGGTGGCAAGGCGCTTTTCGTGCGGGTCGACGTGATGCAGCCGGAGGCGGTGGAGGACGCCGTTCACCGGGCGTTGGAGCAGTGGGGCACTCTGGACGCGGTGGTGCACTTCGCCGGGACAGCCATGCCCGGCACCCCGCTCGAGTCCATCAGCGACGAGACGTGGCGGCGCGTCATCGACGTCAACCTCACGGGCACCTTCTACGTGTGCCGGGCGGTGGTGCCCGTCATGAAAGCCCGGCGCCGCGGGAGCATCGTCAACGTCGCCTCCATCGCCGGGGTGCGTGCGAGGCCGGGGCTGAGCGCGTACTGCGCCGCCAAGGGCGGGGTGATCATGCTCACGCGGTCGCTGGCCCTGGAGCTCGCCCCGTTCGGCGTGCGGGTCAACGCCTTGCTGCCGGGGCCCACCGACACGCCCATGCTGCCGCGGTTCGTACCGGGGCTCTCTCCAGAGGAAGGGCGCCAGCGGTTCGTCGAGAGCGTGCCGCTCGGGCGGCTGGCCCAGCCGGACGAGATCGCCCGGGCCGCGCTGTTTCTGGCGAGCGACGACGCCTCCTTCGTCACGGGCGAATGCCTCGGCGTCGACGGGGGCCGGGGGATCTGA
- a CDS encoding substrate-binding periplasmic protein → MRRAPWASRWRPVAAGALAVWLLMGALPAVSAATPAPPYPQGWTRVEGNRLTFCISAQQPLFDLEESIARAIALAMGANPDIYVYHASARQGPAMVIQRQEYVILLTDYCDVFMGLPRSVNATFDYPADEQQLSTRPYYTTQFVLVSRHPHVSRLSDLPAREPVGLETASLPSLFLSVMRPALPQRQYPGMVGSEALLDALERGEVKTAVVWAPALFQRWPSPESVGLHVHPIQELPNMEWLVVGGIRRDRTGLRTQIDAAILRLLQSGTIKAILEQHGLPPAFFRPAPLRYTPVEGDAAEHGS, encoded by the coding sequence ATGCGTCGAGCCCCTTGGGCCTCACGGTGGCGGCCCGTTGCAGCCGGAGCACTGGCAGTCTGGCTGCTCATGGGCGCACTGCCGGCCGTATCCGCGGCGACCCCGGCGCCGCCTTATCCCCAAGGCTGGACCAGGGTGGAGGGCAACCGGCTCACCTTCTGCATCTCGGCCCAACAACCACTCTTCGACCTCGAGGAGAGCATCGCCCGGGCCATCGCCCTCGCCATGGGCGCCAACCCGGATATCTACGTCTACCACGCAAGCGCCCGGCAAGGCCCCGCGATGGTCATCCAGCGGCAGGAGTACGTCATCCTCTTGACCGACTACTGTGACGTGTTCATGGGGCTGCCGCGAAGCGTCAACGCCACGTTCGACTACCCGGCGGACGAGCAGCAGCTCTCCACGCGCCCGTACTACACGACCCAGTTCGTGCTGGTGTCCCGCCATCCCCACGTCTCTCGCCTGTCGGATCTCCCTGCCCGGGAGCCGGTGGGTCTGGAGACGGCCAGCTTACCCTCCTTGTTCTTGAGCGTGATGCGCCCTGCACTGCCGCAAAGGCAGTACCCCGGCATGGTGGGGAGCGAGGCCCTTCTGGACGCGCTGGAGCGTGGCGAAGTGAAGACCGCCGTCGTCTGGGCGCCGGCGCTCTTCCAGCGCTGGCCAAGCCCGGAGTCCGTGGGGCTTCACGTGCATCCGATTCAAGAGCTTCCCAACATGGAGTGGTTGGTGGTGGGAGGGATCCGGCGCGACCGGACCGGCCTTCGTACCCAGATCGACGCGGCCATCCTGCGCCTGCTGCAGTCCGGCACGATCAAGGCAATCCTCGAGCAGCACGGCCTGCCACCGGCCTTCTTCCGCCCTGCGCCCCTTCGCTACACCCCCGTCGAGGGAGACGCGGCCGAGCATGGGAGTTGA
- a CDS encoding TRAP transporter large permease, translated as MSGTAGVVALVLLLAGLPIPFVIGLAALAGLQAGGLPLALAVQRMFAAQDSFQLMAIPLFILAGALMNAGGLSERLVALAEALVGRLRGGLNHVNILSNVFFSGISGSAAADASAVGSILIPAMERAGYRRELAAAVTAAASLIGPIVPPSIPMILYGVQAEVSIARLFLAGAVPGLLLAAAQMATAAWVARREGLVAGRKGNLSEILRALRGAIWAAFMPVLILGGILGGVFTPTEAAAAAVAWALLVGAFVHRELTLARIGQALAEAALTTGIVMLMLATTEILAWILARDQIPQRLAMAVAGMDVPPWVVLLLVNVALLLVGIPLEPAPALVLLVPVLMPLVQRIGVDPVHFGVIMVLNLVIGLVTPPVGASIFVVSAISRVPLGSMAKAMVPFLVASLVVLLLVTYVPALSLWLPSLARGG; from the coding sequence ATGAGCGGGACGGCAGGGGTCGTCGCCCTCGTCCTGCTGCTCGCCGGGCTCCCGATCCCGTTCGTCATCGGGCTGGCGGCACTGGCGGGGCTGCAAGCGGGAGGGCTTCCGCTGGCGCTCGCCGTGCAGCGTATGTTCGCGGCCCAGGACTCGTTTCAGTTGATGGCCATCCCCCTCTTCATCCTGGCAGGCGCGCTCATGAACGCCGGGGGTTTGAGCGAGCGGCTCGTGGCGCTCGCCGAAGCGCTGGTGGGCCGGCTGCGGGGAGGGCTCAACCACGTCAACATCCTCTCCAACGTCTTCTTCTCGGGCATCTCGGGGTCGGCCGCCGCGGACGCATCCGCCGTCGGCTCGATCCTCATCCCCGCCATGGAGCGGGCAGGTTACCGCCGGGAGCTGGCTGCCGCGGTGACGGCGGCGGCTTCGCTCATCGGTCCCATCGTCCCGCCCAGCATCCCGATGATCCTCTACGGCGTGCAGGCCGAGGTCTCCATCGCCCGGCTCTTCCTGGCCGGGGCGGTGCCGGGGCTGCTGCTGGCGGCCGCCCAGATGGCGACGGCCGCGTGGGTGGCCCGCCGGGAAGGGCTCGTGGCCGGGCGCAAGGGCAACCTTTCCGAGATCCTGCGGGCGCTTCGGGGGGCGATCTGGGCCGCTTTCATGCCCGTCTTGATTCTCGGCGGCATCCTCGGGGGGGTGTTCACGCCGACAGAGGCGGCGGCTGCAGCGGTGGCCTGGGCGCTGCTGGTCGGGGCCTTCGTCCACCGGGAGCTGACCCTGGCCCGGATCGGGCAGGCGCTGGCGGAAGCCGCGCTTACGACCGGCATCGTCATGCTGATGCTGGCCACGACTGAGATCCTGGCGTGGATCCTGGCCCGGGACCAGATCCCGCAGAGGCTGGCCATGGCGGTCGCGGGCATGGACGTGCCCCCGTGGGTGGTGCTGCTGCTCGTCAACGTGGCGCTCCTGCTCGTCGGCATCCCCCTGGAGCCGGCGCCGGCGCTGGTGCTGCTCGTGCCCGTGCTCATGCCGCTCGTGCAACGGATCGGGGTGGATCCGGTGCATTTCGGGGTCATCATGGTGCTCAACCTGGTCATCGGCCTCGTCACGCCGCCCGTGGGAGCGTCCATCTTCGTCGTGTCGGCCATCAGCCGGGTGCCGCTCGGGTCGATGGCGAAGGCCATGGTACCGTTCCTGGTGGCGTCGCTGGTGGTGCTCCTGCTCGTGACGTACGTGCCGGCGCTGTCGCTGTGGCTGCCGTCGCTCGCCCGAGGGGGCTGA
- a CDS encoding TRAP transporter small permease encodes MSAQPGMGEAPAVATASSARLAGAVLTAVARGVEVASRWLDLGSVVVAAGLTAVMAGALILQVAFRFAIQSPLSWSEELARYCFVWVGSLGAAAGVRRELHPGLDLVVGRLPGRARAATGAAALALVALFAATVAVAGWRLAVFNMRQRSPAIGLPMGYPYAAVPAGAGLMALHAAALLAARMTRSEDTGRAGQVEAPAAGSPEAVS; translated from the coding sequence ATGAGCGCGCAGCCCGGCATGGGCGAGGCGCCGGCCGTTGCGACGGCCTCGTCCGCCCGTCTGGCCGGCGCAGTGCTCACCGCCGTCGCCCGGGGCGTGGAGGTCGCGAGCCGGTGGCTGGACCTGGGCTCCGTGGTAGTGGCGGCGGGCCTCACGGCCGTGATGGCCGGGGCGCTCATCCTGCAGGTGGCGTTCCGTTTCGCGATCCAAAGCCCGCTGTCGTGGTCGGAGGAGCTCGCGCGCTACTGCTTCGTCTGGGTGGGTTCGCTGGGGGCGGCTGCCGGGGTGCGCCGCGAGCTCCACCCGGGTCTCGACCTCGTCGTGGGAAGGCTGCCGGGCCGGGCCAGGGCGGCGACGGGCGCCGCCGCCCTCGCGCTGGTCGCACTGTTTGCCGCCACCGTTGCGGTGGCGGGATGGAGGCTGGCCGTGTTCAACATGCGCCAGCGCTCGCCGGCCATCGGGTTGCCGATGGGCTATCCGTACGCGGCCGTGCCCGCCGGAGCCGGGCTCATGGCGCTCCACGCCGCGGCGCTGCTGGCCGCTCGGATGACACGGAGCGAGGACACCGGCCGGGCCGGGCAGGTCGAGGCGCCGGCCGCCGGGAGTCCGGAGGCTGTGTCGTGA
- a CDS encoding ABC transporter ATP-binding protein, whose protein sequence is MGVERAAVEAHELRYRYEGGVEALRGVSLRVPAGQLFALLGPNGAGKTTLVHILCTLIPPVGGDARVAGYSVTEEPGRVRRQLGLVFQEPSLDERLTVWENLDFHARIYGVPRREAARRINELLELVELSTWRHAPARQLSRGMKRRLEVARAMVHRPSILVLDEPTVGLDVPTRTRLWQYLDRLRRHEGVTLFLTTHSMEEAEAAEQVVILDEGRAVAEGAPDELRHLAGGDTVMLRVDEEGEAEIKARWSAHLVSDGEWLTLKVDRAERFFESFMPQYGGRVKWVEVRRPSLESVFMTLTGKRLRDGPVDPREVLLAFGRRGGEHTR, encoded by the coding sequence ATGGGAGTTGAGCGAGCGGCGGTAGAGGCGCACGAGCTCCGCTACCGTTACGAGGGCGGCGTGGAGGCCCTTCGCGGCGTCAGCCTCCGGGTGCCGGCGGGGCAGTTGTTTGCCCTGCTCGGTCCCAACGGCGCCGGGAAGACCACCCTCGTGCACATTCTCTGCACCCTCATCCCGCCCGTTGGCGGCGACGCCCGCGTCGCCGGGTACAGCGTGACCGAGGAGCCGGGCCGGGTGCGACGGCAGCTGGGCCTGGTCTTTCAGGAACCCAGCCTGGACGAGCGGCTGACCGTCTGGGAGAACCTGGACTTCCACGCCCGCATCTACGGTGTGCCCCGCCGGGAAGCGGCCCGCCGCATCAACGAACTCCTGGAACTGGTGGAACTCTCCACGTGGCGCCACGCGCCGGCGCGGCAGCTGTCCCGGGGGATGAAGCGCCGGCTCGAGGTGGCCCGCGCCATGGTCCACAGGCCGTCGATCCTGGTCCTGGATGAACCCACGGTGGGGCTGGACGTGCCCACCCGGACCCGGCTGTGGCAATACCTTGACCGGCTGCGCCGGCACGAGGGCGTCACGCTCTTTCTCACCACCCATTCCATGGAAGAGGCCGAGGCGGCGGAGCAGGTGGTGATCCTCGACGAAGGCAGGGCCGTGGCGGAGGGAGCCCCGGACGAACTCCGCCACCTCGCCGGAGGCGATACGGTGATGCTCCGGGTGGACGAGGAGGGAGAGGCGGAGATCAAGGCCAGGTGGAGCGCCCACCTGGTCTCCGATGGCGAGTGGCTGACCTTGAAGGTGGATCGGGCCGAGCGCTTCTTCGAGAGCTTCATGCCGCAGTACGGCGGGCGGGTCAAGTGGGTGGAAGTCCGGCGCCCCAGCCTGGAATCCGTCTTCATGACGCTCACCGGCAAGCGCCTGCGAGACGGCCCGGTCGACCCGAGGGAGGTACTCCTCGCCTTCGGCCGGCGGGGCGGGGAGCATACGCGATGA
- a CDS encoding substrate-binding periplasmic protein, translating to MKPRASSHLAVWAVGLAALFGLRYLPPDTSLDRVQRSGTLTVCHPASLPPYVTYHPDEARADGLEAERVMGIARALGVRVQWNPQVNWYVTRDPTAWGVRKGSCDVLAGGIAATDASRGLLVLSKPYLRVSWAMIARRAPREGDRVALWVPYLGLDRVRMRATELLTARGFQPYFPGSAEQAARALAGHEVVALLTDEPTARWVAQQLAGHVPLFVAPEPALGTFQLALGFWKGDVTLERAVNRALESALGQAGEETPGDAGGQFGSAPQ from the coding sequence ATGAAGCCGAGGGCAAGCAGCCACCTGGCCGTCTGGGCCGTGGGCCTGGCGGCGCTGTTCGGCCTGCGCTACCTGCCGCCCGACACGTCGCTCGACCGGGTCCAGCGGAGCGGCACCCTGACGGTGTGCCATCCCGCGTCGCTGCCCCCGTACGTCACGTACCATCCCGACGAGGCCCGGGCCGACGGCCTGGAGGCGGAGCGGGTCATGGGCATCGCGAGGGCGCTCGGCGTGAGGGTCCAGTGGAACCCCCAGGTCAACTGGTACGTCACGAGAGACCCGACCGCGTGGGGGGTCCGCAAAGGCTCTTGTGACGTCTTGGCCGGCGGGATTGCCGCCACCGACGCCTCCCGTGGGCTCCTGGTGCTTTCCAAGCCGTACCTGCGAGTCTCGTGGGCCATGATCGCTCGGCGAGCGCCCCGCGAAGGGGACCGCGTCGCCCTGTGGGTGCCCTACCTGGGGCTCGACCGCGTCCGGATGCGGGCCACCGAGCTGCTCACGGCCCGTGGCTTTCAACCCTATTTCCCGGGGTCGGCCGAGCAAGCCGCACGAGCGCTGGCCGGGCACGAGGTGGTCGCGCTCCTCACCGACGAGCCGACGGCTCGGTGGGTAGCGCAGCAGCTGGCCGGTCACGTCCCGCTGTTCGTCGCGCCGGAGCCGGCGCTAGGGACCTTTCAACTGGCCCTGGGATTCTGGAAGGGCGACGTGACCCTCGAGCGGGCGGTCAACCGGGCGCTGGAGTCGGCCCTCGGCCAGGCGGGAGAGGAGACGCCCGGCGATGCCGGCGGCCAATTCGGCAGCGCCCCCCAATGA
- a CDS encoding TRAP transporter substrate-binding protein: MARWRGARDEDGSRRRVARWVHAGVALLGFAWLLGAGVSPRPQAQAAGAPVVLKLGHVVPTGHPYHFGATQFARLVGERTGGRVRIDVYPAGQLGPGEREEVEALQLGGIDLVVTGTAVLSNFLPDFGVMDLPFLFRDYRHVDAVLDGPVGRRLLDRLNGADLHITGLALWEQGFRYLTNSRRPILSPADVRGLKIRVQENPIHVDSFNALGANATPMAWGEVYTALQQHVIDGQENPIPVLTSARLYEVQKYLAMTGHFYAPAILLINTERFRSLPADVQQILVDTAREVSRSERQEARRMEAQQVEELKQLGMQVTTPDKEAFRKAMQGVYDKYRARFGSLIDEIQKAGAGS; encoded by the coding sequence ATGGCACGATGGCGCGGGGCACGGGACGAGGACGGCAGCCGGCGCAGGGTTGCGCGGTGGGTGCACGCCGGCGTGGCGCTGCTGGGCTTCGCGTGGCTGCTGGGTGCGGGTGTGTCCCCAAGACCGCAGGCGCAGGCAGCGGGAGCTCCCGTGGTGCTCAAGCTGGGGCACGTGGTGCCCACGGGCCACCCGTATCACTTCGGAGCGACGCAGTTTGCCCGCCTCGTCGGCGAGCGAACCGGCGGTCGGGTACGTATCGACGTCTACCCGGCCGGGCAGCTCGGGCCGGGCGAGCGCGAAGAGGTCGAAGCGCTGCAGCTCGGCGGCATCGATCTGGTGGTGACGGGGACGGCCGTCCTCTCCAACTTCCTCCCCGACTTCGGGGTGATGGACCTGCCGTTTCTTTTCCGGGACTACCGCCACGTCGACGCCGTCCTGGACGGCCCGGTCGGTCGCCGGCTCCTCGACCGGCTCAACGGTGCCGACCTCCACATCACCGGGCTTGCGCTCTGGGAGCAAGGCTTCCGTTACCTCACCAACAGCCGGCGCCCCATCCTGTCGCCGGCCGACGTGCGGGGCCTCAAGATCCGGGTTCAGGAGAACCCCATCCACGTGGACAGCTTCAACGCGCTGGGCGCGAACGCCACCCCCATGGCGTGGGGGGAAGTATACACGGCGCTGCAGCAGCACGTCATCGACGGGCAGGAAAACCCCATCCCCGTCCTCACCAGCGCCCGGCTGTACGAAGTGCAGAAATACCTGGCGATGACCGGCCATTTCTACGCGCCGGCCATCCTCCTCATCAACACGGAGCGGTTTCGCTCGCTCCCGGCCGACGTGCAGCAGATCCTGGTCGACACCGCGAGGGAAGTGTCCAGGTCCGAACGGCAGGAGGCCCGCCGCATGGAGGCCCAGCAGGTCGAAGAGCTCAAGCAACTCGGGATGCAGGTGACCACCCCCGACAAAGAAGCGTTTCGCAAGGCGATGCAGGGGGTCTACGACAAGTACCGGGCCCGCTTCGGCAGCTTGATCGACGAGATCCAGAAGGCGGGCGCCGGGTCATGA